The window ACCTTGATGATGTCGGCACCGGCCTCGATGAGATCCCGGACGCCCTCGGCGGCGACGATGTTGCCGGCCACGATCGGGACCTGCGGGTCGAGCGCGCGCACCAGCTTGATCGCGGTGATCATCGACTCCTGGTGGCCGTGCGCCGTGTCGATGACGAGCGTGTCGACGCCCGCGTCGAGCAGCTGCTTGGCCTTGCCCGCCACATCGCCGTTGATGCCGACGGCGGCGGCGATGCGCAGCTTGCCGTTGGCGTCCACGGCCGGGGTGTAGAGCGTGGCGCGCAGGGCGCCCTTGCGGGTGAGGATGCCCGCGAGCTTGCCGTCGGCGTCGACCGCGGGGGCGTAGCGGCGGTTGTGGTGGTCGAGGGTGTTGAAGGCCTCGCGCGGGTCGAGGTCGGCGTCGATCAGCAGCAGATCGCGGGACATGACGACCTCGAGCTGTGTGAAGCGGTCCACGCCGCTCAGGTCGGCGTCGGTGACCACGCCGACCGGCTTGAAGTCGTCGTCGACGACCACACCGGCGTTGTGCGCCCGCTTGGGCAGCAGGGCGAGGGCGTCGGCGACCGTCTGGTGCGGGGCCAGCACGATGGGGGTGTCGAGGACCAGATGGCGGCCCTTGACCCAGGTGACGACCTCGGTGACGACGTCGATCGGGATGTCCTGCGGGATGACCACCAGGCCGCCACGCCGGGCCATCGTCTCCGCCATACGGCGGCCGGCGATGGCGGTCATGTTGGCGACGACGAGCGGGATCGTGGTGCCCGAGCCGTCCGGGGCGCTGAGGTCCACGCCCTGGCGGGAACCGACCGCGGAGCGGCTCGGCACCATGAAGACGTCGTCGTACGTCAGGTCGTACGGGGGCTGGATGTCATTGAGGAAACGCACGTGCTGCACATCCCAGTCGTTCAGAAGTGGCCCCCGGACAGGTCAGCCAGGGGGAAAGAGCACGTACTTCATTGTCCCATGTCGGCCGGAATGCCATACACGGTCAGTTCATCCAGGCTGGTCAGAGGCGCCTAGGAGGATCCTCCAAGGGCAAGGGCCACGGTGACGGCGGAGGCGCCCGAGAACACCTCGCGGGCGATCCCCCACTCGTCCGGCCGCACATCGGCGTACGGCTGCCAGTTCCGTACGACGATCACCGCGGTGTCCTCGGGCCACAGACCCGGATCCGAGAGAACGTCGGCCAGCGCGTCCCAGTTGCGGCCGAAGTAGTCCGGCAGTCCCAGATCCCGCAGGCACCGGTCCATCAGCCCCGCCTTGTCGGTGACCCCGGCGAGGTCCAACGTGGCCAGCACTTCCGTCATCTCAGAACCGCCAAGTCCGTAGTGAGCGCCGATGAACGAAGGGGGCGGCCACCGGGCCACCCCCTTCCTGACATACCGTCACTGTCCGTCCGGGTCGGCCCTGTTGAGCGCGGGCTTCGGGGTCGGTCCCGACGTCATCAGCACATCCGCCGCCGAGGTGTCCGTCACCAGGCTGGTGACAAGCCCCGACCGCAGCACCGCGTCGATCGCGGACGCCTTGCGCGACCCGCCCGCGATGGCGACGACCTCGGGGATACGGCGGAGCTGGTCGGCCTTGACGGTGATGCACCGCTCGCCCAGGTCCCGCCCGACCCGGCGGCCGTCGGCGTCGAAGAGGTGGGCCGACATCTCGGCGGCGACCCCGAGCGAGGCGTAGTGCGCCCGCTCCTGGTCGCTGAGCATGTCGTGCACCGTGGAGATGCCCGGCTCCCAGGAACCGATGGAGACACAGGCGACCGTGACCTTGTCGAAGTACTCGAAGGCCCGGGCGATCCCGGTCTGATTGCGCAGCGCCGCCGCGGTGGCCGCGTCCGGTAGCAGCATCGGCGCGTAGATGGGGTGCGCGTCGCCGCCCGAGACCTGGGCCGCCCGGCGCACCGCCTCCACCGAGCCGCGCTCGGCGGTCCCGGCGTCGTACACGCCGGTCAGCTGCACCACCGTGCACGGCGGCAGCCGGTCGAGCGCGGCCGCCATGTGGATGGTGGACCGGCCCCAGGCCAGGCCCAGCACATCACCCTCGTTCACCAGTTCGCCGAGCAGATCGGCTGCCACTTCTCCCAGGTTCTCCGGGTCGGGAGAGTCCTCGGCCTCCGCCGGCGACTCGACCACGACGGCGTGCCTGAGGCCGTAGCGGGCGCGCAGCGCGTCCGAGCGCTCGGCGTCCAGCTCGGCGGGGACGCGGATCTCGATACGCACGAGATCCCGTTCGAGGGCGGTCTCCAGGACCCGGGCCACCTTGAAGCGGCTGACGCCGAACTCCTCGGCGATCTGGATCTTGGACTTGCCCTCGAGGTAGAAGCGGCGGGCCATGGCCGCCGCCTGCACCAGCTCAGCGGGTCCCATCCGCATGGCTGACCGGCCCGCCGACATACCCGACACGGCGATCTCCTCACTACTGTTCACACTCTGGATTCGCCGTTCATCCTTGCAGATCCGACGCACTGGATCCGCCCTGATGGGCGCCGTTCACGTTCCCTTGGCTCAGTGGTCGCATGCCCACGCGGCGGACTTCGTCGCTCCTTCCGCCTGGGCGCGCAGCGCGCGGACCGCCTCGGCGGGGTCCGCCGCCCCGTACACCGCTGAACCGGCCACGAAGACGTCCGCGCCCGCCTCCGCACACCGCTCGATGGTGGCCGCCGAAACACCGCCGTCCACCTGAAGCCACAGCTCAAGACCGTGCTTGCTGATCAACTCGCGGGTGCGGCGAATCTTCGGGAGCATGATGTCGAGAAACGCCTGACCCCCGAAACCGGGCTCGACCGTCATGATCAGCAGCATGTCGAGCTCGGGGAGCAGGTCCTCGTACGGCTCGATCGGTGTCGCGGGCCTGAGCGCCATGGAGGCTCGCGCGCCCTTGGCCCGGATCTCGCGGGCCAGACGCACCGGAGCGGCGGCCGCCTCGACATGGAAGGTGACGGATCCGGCCCCCGCTTCTACGTACTGGGGCGCCCATCGATCGGGGGCCTCGATCATCAGATGGCAGTCCAGCGGAGTGTCCGTCGCACGGGCCAACGACTCTACGACCGGCACACCGAGCGTGAGGTTCGGGACGAAATGGTTGTCCATGACGTCGACGTGGAGCCAGTCGGCTCCTTCGACCGCCTTCGCCTCGTCCGCGAGGCGGGCGAAGTCGGCGGACAGGATGCTGGGGTTGATCTGCACGGCCATGACCCCAGACTGCCATGCCCTCCGAGGGTTTGGCGTAGCGGTCCCCTTCCTCACGCCCCTTACGGGGCGCCCGCGTGCATGGCATCCTTTCGGCCTCGGGGGTGGCCATGACTGAAAAGCGTGGGATCGCACATCTCGTCTGTGGCCGGCGGGCCAAGTGGGTCGTGCTGGTGCTGTGGCTCATCGTGCTGTTCCTTACGGCTCCGTTCGCCCAGAAACTCACCGACGCCCAGGACAACGACGCCGCCTCCTGGCTGCCCGGCTCCGCCGAGTCCACCCAAGTCCTGCAGACCTCCGAGGACTTCAGGCCCGAGCAGATCCCCGCCATCGTCATCTACGCCCGGGAGAGCGGGCTCACGGCCCAGGAGAGGGCCACGATCGACGAGGACGTGCGCGAGCTGAAGCAGCTCACCGCTCATGGCATCCGCGGTGACGAGACCCGTGGGCCCACCTTCGACCGGGAGACCGACCCGCGCGCGGCGCAGGTGTATGTGCCGATCACCATGGACGAGAAGGGCTGGGAGGAGATCGCGCCCGCGGTCGACGACATCCGGGACATCGTCGGGGAGGGCGGCGACGGGCTCGCCGTCCACATCACGGGTCCGGGCGGTACGTCGGCGGACTTCGCCGAGGCCTTCGAGGGCATCGACTCCACACTGCTGCTGTCGGCCATGGCGGTCGTCATCGTCATGCTGCTGATCACCTACCGCAGCCCGACCCTCCTGCTGGTCCCGCTGCTCGCCGTGATCGCCGCCCTGTTCACCGCGCAGGCCCTCATCTACTTCCTGGCGGAGCACGCGGGCTTGACCGTGAACGGCCAGAGCGCGGGCATTCTCACCGTGCTCGTCTTCGGTGCCGGGACGGACTATGCCCTGTTGCTCGTCGCCCGCTACCGCGAGGAGTTGCGCGGCCACGAGGACCGGCACGAGGCGATGGCACTGGCCCTGCACCGCGCGGGCCCGGCGGTGATCGCCTCCGGCGCGACCGTCGTACTGAGCATGCTGGTGCTGCTGGCCGCCGAGATGAACTCCACGCGCGGCCTCGGACCCGTTGCCGCGATCGGCGTCGCGGTCGCTCTGCTGGCCATGATGACGCTGTTCCCGGCGCTGCTGGTGATCTTCGGCCGCTGGATCTTCTGGCCGGTGATCCCGCACCTCGGCGCCCCGAACCCGCACGAGCGGGGCCTGTGGGCCCGTATGGGCCGTCGTATCGCCGCCCGGCCGCGCATGGTCTGGGCCGTCACGGCGGTGGTCCTCGCCATCTGTTCCCTCGGCCTGATCCAGCTGCGCGCCGAGGGCATCAGCAACGCGGACGCCTTCACCGGAACCCCGGACTCGATCACCGGCCAGGAGGTCTCCGAGCGCTACTTCCCGGCGGGCAGCGGCGATCCGCTCGTCATCATCAGCAACCAGGCGCAGGCCCAGGAGGTCGGCCGAGTCGTCGCGGACACCCCGGGCGTGGTCCCGGAGTCGCTGGGCCTGCCACCGGGCACGAAACCGTCCTTCGAGGGCAAGGTCCTGTTCGAGGCCACCATGTCCGACCCCGCCGACAGCGAGGCCGCCAAGGACACGGTGGAGCGCGTCCGCGACGCCGTGCACGCGGTGCCTGATGCCGACGCCCAGGTCGGCGGCGGTACGGCGGCCCTGCTGGACATGGACAAGGCGACCACGCACGACAACATAGTGATCATCCCGCTGGTGCTGGTCGTGGTGCTGCTGATCCTGTGCGCCCTGCTGCGCGCCCTGATCGCCCCGCTCCTGCTGATCGGCACGGTGATCCTGTCCTTCGCGGCGGCCCTGGGCATCAGCGCCTTCGCCTTCCGGTACCTCTTCGACTACGCGGGCGAGTCGACGGACTTCCCGCTGTTCGTCTTCGTCTTCCTGGTCGCCCTGGGCATCGACTACAACATCTTCCTGACCACCCGGATCCGCGAGGAGGCGGCCCGCCAGGGCACCCGTGCGGGCGTGGTGACCGGACTCGCCGCGACGGGCGCGGTGATCACCTCGGCCGGCCTGGTCCTGGCCGGCACCTTCGCCGCCCTCGGCACGCTCCCGATGGTCGCCTTCGCGGAGATCGGCTTCGCGGTCGCGCTGGGCGTCATCCTGGACACCTTCATCGTGCGCTCGATCCTGGTCCCGGCGCTGTTCCTGGACGTGGGCCCGAAGGTGTGGTGGCCGCACCGGCTGGCGAAGGAGGACGGCGCCGAGCCGGTGCCGGTCAGTCCTGCTGCGGCGGACACACACTCGGGTCGTCCAGCGGGACCGTGAGCCAGGCGATCATCTCCCGCAACCGGCCTCAGGCGGTCCGGCGGATCAGCGCCAGATACATCGCGTCGGTCCCGTGCAGATGCGGCCACAGCTGTACGTCGGGCCCGTCGCCCAGCTCCGGCATGCCGGGCAGCAGCGGGCGGGCATCGATCAGCTCGGCGCCCGGGTGCTGCTTAAGCACGTCGTCGACGACGGCGCGGGTCTCGGCGAGATGCGGGGAACAGGTGGCGTAACCGACGACCCCGCCGACCCGCACGGAGTCGAGCGCGGTGCGCAGCAGGCCCCGCTGGAGCGGCGCGAACCCGTCGAGGTCCTCGGGCCTGCGCCGCCACCGCGCCTCCGGCCGCCGCCGCAGGGCGCCGAGACCGGTGCACGGTACGTCCATCAGCACCCGGTCGAAGGAGCCGGGCCGCCACGGCGGCCGGGTCCCGTCGGCGGCGATGACCTGATACGGCCCGGGATTGCCGTCGAGCGCCTTGGCCACGAGCCCGGCCCGGTGCGGCTGCTTCTCGGAGGCGAGCAGCATGGCTCCGCGTCCGGCAGCGAGTGCGGCGAGAAGCGCGGCCTTGCCACCCGGCCCGGCACACCCGTCGAGCCACTTCTCGTCCGGCCCGTCGAGCGGAGCGTTGGCCAGCGCGAGAGCGACAAGCTGACTGCCCTCGTCCTGCACCCCGGCACGCCCCTCGCGTACGGCCTCGATGGCACCGGGCTCACCACCCTCGGCAAGCCTGACCGCGTACGGCGACCAGCGCCCCGGCACCGCGGCGTCCTCGTCGAGCAATTCCTCGGTGGTGGCCCGTCCAGGGCGGGCGACCAGCGTCACCTCGGGCCGTTCGTTGTCGGCCTCCAGTAGCCGCTCGATCCCGGCGCGTGTGCCGCCGAGCGAGTCCCACAGCGCGGAGACGACCCAGCGCGGATGCGAGTGCACGACGGCGAGGTGCTCCTCGGGATCGTCGTCGTAGGGCGGCGCGACCCGCTCGATCCACTCGTCGAGGTCGTGCTGGGAGACCTTCCGCAGTACGGCGTTGACGAACTTGGCCCGCCCGTCGCCGAGGACGACCCGGGCGAGCTCGACCGAGGCGGACACCGCGGCGTGCGTCGGAATGCGCGTCCCGAGCAACTGGTGCGCCCCGAGGCTCAGCACATCGAGCACCGGCGGGTCGACCTCCCGCAACGGCCGGTCGACACACGCGGCGATGACGGCGTCGTACGTCCCCTGCCGGCGCAGCGTCCCGTACACCAGCTCGGTGGCGAGAGCGGCGTCCCGCCCGTCGAAGTCACCCTGCTCCCGCGCCTTGCGCAACAGCGGCGGCAGCACGAGGTTGGCGTACGCGTCCCGCTCGTCCACGGCCCGCAGGGCCTCGAAGGCGAGAACGCGGACGGGGTCCTTCTTGGGCCGCCGGTAGGGCTTGCCGGGTTTGCGGGGCCGACGGGAGGTGTCGCTCACGAAAAGGTGCTCCGGATTGCTGGATGAAGAGTGCGTCATCGCTGGATGAAGGGTGCGCTCATCGCTGGACGGAGGATGCGCTCATCGCTGGATGATCGGTGTGTCATCGCTGGATACGTGTGCGTCCAGCGTACGTCGCACCGCGTGCCCGGTGCGCGGCCGGTCAGGCCCCGAGGCGCTCCCCGTCGGCGATCCGCGCGCCGCGTGCCCAGTCGGCCGCCCGCATCGGCTTCTTGCCCTGGGCCTGCACCCACAGCAGCTCCACGGCGTACGAACCGGTGCCGACGTGCACGCTGTTCTTGCCGACGGCGAGCGCGCCCGGGGCGAGCTCGTTGCGGTCCGGGACCGGCTGAACCTGGATGAGCTTGAGCCGCTCACCGCGGAAGACGGTCCAGGCGCCGGGCGCCGGCGTGCATCCGCGTACAACCCGGTCGACGCGCAGGGCAGGGGCGGTCCAGTCGATATGGGCGTCCTCGACATTGACCTTCGGGGCCAGGCTGATGCCCTCGCCCGGCTGCGGTACGGCCTTCAGGGAGCCGTCCTCGATGCCGTCCATGGTCGCCGCGAGCAGCCCGGCGCCGGCGAAGGCGAGCCGGGTGAGCAGGTCGCCGCTGGTGTCGGTGGGCCGGATGGTCTCGGTCACGGTGCCGTAGACGGGCCCGGAGTCGAGGCCTTCCTCGATGAGGAAGGTGGTGGCACCGGTGATCTCGTCCCCGGCCATGATGGAGTGCTGCACAGGGGCGGCACCGCGCCAGGCGGGCAGCAGGGAGAAGTGCAGGTTGACCCAGCCGTGGGCCGGGATGTCGAGGGCGACGCGCGGCAGCAGAGCCCCATAGGCAACGACAGGACAGCAATCCGGTGCGATTTCCCTGAGCCGCTCAAGGAACTCCGGATCCCGCGGCTTGACGGGCTTGAGCACCTCGATCCCGGCCTCTTCGGCCCGCTCGGCCACGGGAGAGGCAACCAGCCTCCTCCCCCGCCCGGCAGGAGCATCGGGCCGCGTGACAACGGCGGCCACCTCATGCCGCCCGGAGGCGAGAAGAGCGTCCAGAGCGGGAACGGCGACCTCGGGGGTACCGGCGAAGACAAGCTTCATGGGTGCGTGCGGGCCTCTCGGTCGGGAGTTGGACGGGCAGCACACCAGTCTATTGGGGCGAGGGGAAAGCCGCCGACGACGAGGAACCCCGCAGGAGGGTCCGGCCTCTTGACCAACCTCCACCCCGGCGCACGCATATGCCGGTACGCCCCCTCTGCGTGACCAGCGGAGCGTAAACGCGTTGGTCAAGAAAGAGTTGACCACAACGGGCCGCCGATCACGCGGCCCAATCCTTTTCAACGCCGGTTCGAGAGGCTTGTTCATGGCCGACCACGCAACCCACGACGCCCAGGCTCGGGCCAGCCTGCACTTGCTGGTGCGGGACATCGAGCGGGTCCGCCGGCAGGTGGACGCACTGCGCACGCTCACCGCCCAGTTGGGCAACGTCTACCGCCCGCGCCGCTCCGGCCCGTCCACGGGCTTCGTCGTCTACGGACGCGCTCCCGCCCCGACGGTACGTCTCGCCCAGGAACTGCGGGACAGTGTCGAGACCCTGGTGACGGCGGCCGTGGACTTCGACCGCTCACTCGGCTTCTCGTGGGACGCGGTCGGCTCCGCCCTTGGCGTGACCAAGCAGGCGGTCCACCGCCGCTACGGCTCCCGCCGCGCCGCGACCCAGGCGGCAGCCGAGGCAGAGCGCACGACCGAGCAGGCGAGCACGCGAACGGTAAGCGTCAACACGGGCCTCCCGTCAGTCCCCTCGGTCCCCGCAGCCCGCTCCATGCCCACCCAGCCCACAGCCACCACCCCCACCTTCCGAGAAGACCCCCGCCCCCCAGCCTTCCCAGCCCCCCGCAACGGCTGACACCCCAGCCCCGCGACCCCGGCCCTCCCGCGCCGACATCGGGAGGACCGGGGTCGCGGGGCGCATGCACCCGCCGCCACTGCGGGCAGTCGCGGTCGTGGGGTGCATGCACCCGCCGCCGCTGCGGGCACTCGCGCCGCTGGAGCGCTGCCCACCCGGCAGCCGCGCCGCCCAACCCGCACAGCCGCGGCCAGTCGCGCCGCTCGAGCACTGCCCACCCGGCAACCACGCCGCCCAACCCGCACAGCTACGGCCAGTCGCGCCGCTCGAGCACTGCCCACCCGGCAACCGCGCCGCCCAACCCGCACAGCTACGGCCAGTCGCGCCGCTCGAGCACTGCCCACCCGGCAACCACGCCGCCCAAACCCGCGCCGCTGCGGGCAGTCGTGCCGCTGGGGCGGCACGGGTGGGCGCAGCGGCACCCCGCAAGCGCGGGCGAGCGCACCCACACCCACGGCACCGCAACCCACGGCACCCCACCAGCGCCGAACAGACCCCCACCTCAGCCCCGCGTAGCCAAAGTCACCCAATATCCGGCGGATCAATCCGCACCCGAACCGCCGCCTCCCCACCCGCCCCACCTCGAGCCATCCGAGCAGCCTGCGCAGCCTTCAGCGCAGCGGCCAACGCCGCCCCCCTCCCCGGCGGCACCCGAATCAAGGCCCGCTCCCACCGCTCCCCCGGCGGCGGCCCCCCAACCCGCCGGGGTCGCCCGGGCGCCGTAACAGGCACAGCCACCGGCCCCAACACCTCCGCCTCCCCAGGCAGTTCCACGGCCCGCAGAAACTCCCCCACAGCCTCCGCCGTACCCGACACCTCCGCCATCCGAGACACCGGCGGAAACCCCAGCTCGGCCCGCTCCGCAAGCTCCCGCACCGCATGCCCCACGGGATCCCACCGCACGAGCGCCTGCACAGGCCGCAAGGTCGGCTCAGCCACGACCACCACGGTCCCCCCGACACCCTGCGGCCGCACCAGCGCACACGCCCCGATCCACCGCCGCAACGCATCCTCCCCGGCCCGCAGATCAGGCCGCCCCAGCATGGCCCAACCGTCCAGCAGCAGGGCCGCCGCGTAACCCCCCTCCGCCACCGGCTCAGCCCCCGGCGTACTCACCACCAGCGCAGGCGCCCCCGGCACGGTGTCCAGCACATGCTCCCGCCCGGACGTCCGCACCGGCACAGCAGGAAACGCCCGCCCCAACTCCTCCGCGGTCCGCCGAGCCCCCACCACCTGCGCCCGAAGCCGAAACCCCCCGCACTCCGCACAGTGCCAGGCGCCTTCCTCACGCCCACACCACCCACACCGCAACGCCCCGGCGTCCTGCGCCTCCAACGGCCCCGAACAGTGCCGACACCGAGCAGGCGCCCGACAGTTGGCACACGCCAACCGCGGCACATACCCCCGCCGAGGCACCTGCACCAACACCGGCCCGTGCCGCAACGCCTCCCTGACGACCTGCCAGGCGAGCGTGGGCAGCCGAGCGGCCCGCGCGGCCTCGTCCCGGGCAAGGTCAGCGTCCCCCACCGTCCGCACCAGCGGCGCCGCCCCCCGTACCTGCTCCCGCCCGGCGACCAGCGGCCGAGCCCACCCGCTCTCCACGAGCTGCGCGGCCTCGACGGTGCAGTTCCAACCCCCCAGCAGAAACGCACACTTGTCCTGCGCGGCCCGCAGCAACAACACATCGCGCGCATGCGGCTGAGGAGCATGCGGCTCACTGTGGCTGTCGTCCCCGTCGTCCCAGATGACCACCAGCCCAAGGTCCCGCACCGGTGCGAACATGGCGGCCCGAGTCCCCACGACGGCGCGCACGGACCCGCGCCGCACAGCAAGCCACTCCCGATACCGCTTCTCGGGCCCGGCATCGGCGGTGAGCACGGCATGCCGCCCGTCCCCCAACAGAGCGGTCAACGAGGCATCGACCCGCGCAACAGCCCGCCCGTCGGGCAGCACGACCAAAGCTCCACGCCCCGACGCCAGCGTCGCCGCGACAACCCGAGCGATCTCCTCGCTCCACTCAGGCCCGGGCAAGGCGCTCCACACGGCCCGAGGCGACCCACCCGAGGCCAGCGCCTGCAGAAACGCGTCCCCATGCTCGTACCGCCCCCAGGACCCCACCTCAGGCACCCCCGGCGCCGGCAACGGCTCGGGAGAGGGCCGCTGCTCGGCCCGGGCGCTGCGCGGCGGAACAGCGAGCTGAAGCACATCGGCCAGACTCCCCGCATACCGGTCCGCGACAGCCCGGGCCAACCCCAGCAGCTCCTCATCGAGCACCCGCTCCGGCGACACGACCTGAGCCAGCGCAGCCAACGGCCCCGAGTAGTCGGACTCGGCCAGCCGCTCGACAAGAAACCCGTCGATCAGCCCCCCACCCTCACGACGCCCCTCCCGCACCCGATGCCGCCCGGCCCCGAACCGCACCCGCACCCGCACCCCGGGCTGCGCATCGGCATCCAGCTCCTCCGGCACCGCATAGTCGAAGTACCGAT of the Streptomyces sp. NBC_00287 genome contains:
- the fmt gene encoding methionyl-tRNA formyltransferase, translated to MKLVFAGTPEVAVPALDALLASGRHEVAAVVTRPDAPAGRGRRLVASPVAERAEEAGIEVLKPVKPRDPEFLERLREIAPDCCPVVAYGALLPRVALDIPAHGWVNLHFSLLPAWRGAAPVQHSIMAGDEITGATTFLIEEGLDSGPVYGTVTETIRPTDTSGDLLTRLAFAGAGLLAATMDGIEDGSLKAVPQPGEGISLAPKVNVEDAHIDWTAPALRVDRVVRGCTPAPGAWTVFRGERLKLIQVQPVPDRNELAPGALAVGKNSVHVGTGSYAVELLWVQAQGKKPMRAADWARGARIADGERLGA
- a CDS encoding barstar family protein — encoded protein: MTEVLATLDLAGVTDKAGLMDRCLRDLGLPDYFGRNWDALADVLSDPGLWPEDTAVIVVRNWQPYADVRPDEWGIAREVFSGASAVTVALALGGSS
- a CDS encoding primosomal protein N' gives rise to the protein MSSEDGQVRGGAEGAPPEQLAFIRESVRQAKTPRAKPRTWRGAALAPELPVARVLVDKGVLHLDRYFDYAVPEELDADAQPGVRVRVRFGAGRHRVREGRREGGGLIDGFLVERLAESDYSGPLAALAQVVSPERVLDEELLGLARAVADRYAGSLADVLQLAVPPRSARAEQRPSPEPLPAPGVPEVGSWGRYEHGDAFLQALASGGSPRAVWSALPGPEWSEEIARVVAATLASGRGALVVLPDGRAVARVDASLTALLGDGRHAVLTADAGPEKRYREWLAVRRGSVRAVVGTRAAMFAPVRDLGLVVIWDDGDDSHSEPHAPQPHARDVLLLRAAQDKCAFLLGGWNCTVEAAQLVESGWARPLVAGREQVRGAAPLVRTVGDADLARDEAARAARLPTLAWQVVREALRHGPVLVQVPRRGYVPRLACANCRAPARCRHCSGPLEAQDAGALRCGWCGREEGAWHCAECGGFRLRAQVVGARRTAEELGRAFPAVPVRTSGREHVLDTVPGAPALVVSTPGAEPVAEGGYAAALLLDGWAMLGRPDLRAGEDALRRWIGACALVRPQGVGGTVVVVAEPTLRPVQALVRWDPVGHAVRELAERAELGFPPVSRMAEVSGTAEAVGEFLRAVELPGEAEVLGPVAVPVTAPGRPRRVGGPPPGERWERALIRVPPGRGAALAAALKAAQAARMARGGAGGEAAVRVRIDPPDIG
- a CDS encoding sugar-binding transcriptional regulator, which codes for MNSSEEIAVSGMSAGRSAMRMGPAELVQAAAMARRFYLEGKSKIQIAEEFGVSRFKVARVLETALERDLVRIEIRVPAELDAERSDALRARYGLRHAVVVESPAEAEDSPDPENLGEVAADLLGELVNEGDVLGLAWGRSTIHMAAALDRLPPCTVVQLTGVYDAGTAERGSVEAVRRAAQVSGGDAHPIYAPMLLPDAATAAALRNQTGIARAFEYFDKVTVACVSIGSWEPGISTVHDMLSDQERAHYASLGVAAEMSAHLFDADGRRVGRDLGERCITVKADQLRRIPEVVAIAGGSRKASAIDAVLRSGLVTSLVTDTSAADVLMTSGPTPKPALNRADPDGQ
- the rpe gene encoding ribulose-phosphate 3-epimerase gives rise to the protein MAVQINPSILSADFARLADEAKAVEGADWLHVDVMDNHFVPNLTLGVPVVESLARATDTPLDCHLMIEAPDRWAPQYVEAGAGSVTFHVEAAAAPVRLAREIRAKGARASMALRPATPIEPYEDLLPELDMLLIMTVEPGFGGQAFLDIMLPKIRRTRELISKHGLELWLQVDGGVSAATIERCAEAGADVFVAGSAVYGAADPAEAVRALRAQAEGATKSAAWACDH
- a CDS encoding MMPL family transporter; the protein is MTEKRGIAHLVCGRRAKWVVLVLWLIVLFLTAPFAQKLTDAQDNDAASWLPGSAESTQVLQTSEDFRPEQIPAIVIYARESGLTAQERATIDEDVRELKQLTAHGIRGDETRGPTFDRETDPRAAQVYVPITMDEKGWEEIAPAVDDIRDIVGEGGDGLAVHITGPGGTSADFAEAFEGIDSTLLLSAMAVVIVMLLITYRSPTLLLVPLLAVIAALFTAQALIYFLAEHAGLTVNGQSAGILTVLVFGAGTDYALLLVARYREELRGHEDRHEAMALALHRAGPAVIASGATVVLSMLVLLAAEMNSTRGLGPVAAIGVAVALLAMMTLFPALLVIFGRWIFWPVIPHLGAPNPHERGLWARMGRRIAARPRMVWAVTAVVLAICSLGLIQLRAEGISNADAFTGTPDSITGQEVSERYFPAGSGDPLVIISNQAQAQEVGRVVADTPGVVPESLGLPPGTKPSFEGKVLFEATMSDPADSEAAKDTVERVRDAVHAVPDADAQVGGGTAALLDMDKATTHDNIVIIPLVLVVVLLILCALLRALIAPLLLIGTVILSFAAALGISAFAFRYLFDYAGESTDFPLFVFVFLVALGIDYNIFLTTRIREEAARQGTRAGVVTGLAATGAVITSAGLVLAGTFAALGTLPMVAFAEIGFAVALGVILDTFIVRSILVPALFLDVGPKVWWPHRLAKEDGAEPVPVSPAAADTHSGRPAGP
- a CDS encoding GuaB1 family IMP dehydrogenase-related protein, giving the protein MRFLNDIQPPYDLTYDDVFMVPSRSAVGSRQGVDLSAPDGSGTTIPLVVANMTAIAGRRMAETMARRGGLVVIPQDIPIDVVTEVVTWVKGRHLVLDTPIVLAPHQTVADALALLPKRAHNAGVVVDDDFKPVGVVTDADLSGVDRFTQLEVVMSRDLLLIDADLDPREAFNTLDHHNRRYAPAVDADGKLAGILTRKGALRATLYTPAVDANGKLRIAAAVGINGDVAGKAKQLLDAGVDTLVIDTAHGHQESMITAIKLVRALDPQVPIVAGNIVAAEGVRDLIEAGADIIKVGVGPGAMCTTRMMTGVGRPQFSAVLECAAEAKKYGKHVWADGGVRHPRDVAMALAAGASNVMIGSWFAGTYESPGDLQHDAQGRAYKESFGMASARAVANRTSEESAYDRARKALFEEGISTSRMFLDPARPGVEDLIDSIIAGVRSSCTYAGAGSLEEFAEKAVIGIQSAAGYAEGKPLHASWS
- a CDS encoding RsmB/NOP family class I SAM-dependent RNA methyltransferase, which gives rise to MSDTSRRPRKPGKPYRRPKKDPVRVLAFEALRAVDERDAYANLVLPPLLRKAREQGDFDGRDAALATELVYGTLRRQGTYDAVIAACVDRPLREVDPPVLDVLSLGAHQLLGTRIPTHAAVSASVELARVVLGDGRAKFVNAVLRKVSQHDLDEWIERVAPPYDDDPEEHLAVVHSHPRWVVSALWDSLGGTRAGIERLLEADNERPEVTLVARPGRATTEELLDEDAAVPGRWSPYAVRLAEGGEPGAIEAVREGRAGVQDEGSQLVALALANAPLDGPDEKWLDGCAGPGGKAALLAALAAGRGAMLLASEKQPHRAGLVAKALDGNPGPYQVIAADGTRPPWRPGSFDRVLMDVPCTGLGALRRRPEARWRRRPEDLDGFAPLQRGLLRTALDSVRVGGVVGYATCSPHLAETRAVVDDVLKQHPGAELIDARPLLPGMPELGDGPDVQLWPHLHGTDAMYLALIRRTA